The window GACCGGCCCGCTTCGTCTTCGACCCCCATAAGGGCTGGATTGCGGTGCAAAAAACGGGTTATCGCCTGGATTCTAAGGCGGTTCGGCTGGCCTACCGGGCTGCCCTCGAGGCCGGCAAACGCGAGTTTGTGCTGCCGGTGACCCTAGAGCCGCCCAGGCCCAGCGTGCACAACCTGTGGCAGCGTGGCATTGTGAACCTGGTGGGCGAAGGACGCACCGGCTTTGTCGGCTCGCCCCTCAGCCGGATTCACAACATCCGCCTAGCCTCTTCCAAGTTCGATGGGGTGCAAATCCCACCCGGGACAATCTTTTCGTTCAACCGCACCCTGGGGCCTGTAACCGCGGCGGCTGGCTATCAGAAGGCCTGGGTCATCCGGGGCAACCAGACCGTATGGGATGTGGGGGGTGGGGTCTGCCAGGTCAGCACCACCCTTTTCAGGGCCGCCTACTTCGCTGGCCTGCCCATCGTGGAACGCTACCCACATAGCTACCAGGTGGGCTACTACAAACCCACCGGCCTGGACGCCACAGTCGCTTCAACCAGAGACTTTCGCTTCAGAAACGATACCTCTGGCCATCTGCTCATCCAGACCTCCGTCCAGGGAAACGACCTGATTTTTCGCCTTTTTGGCCGCAAAGACCGCGACGTCAGCTGGCAGGGGCCGGTGGTGCTGTGGCGCACCCCTCCCCTGCCCACCCGCTACATCTACGATGCCTCCCTACCCGCCGGATACCGCCGACAAATTGACTTCGCCGCCGAGGGGGCGCTGGTGCGGGTTTACCGAACCGTGCGGTTGCAAAGTGGGGAGGTTCGGCAGGATGTGCTCGAGAGCCGGTACAAAGCCTGGGGGGCGGTGTATCTGGTAGGCCCCCGACCATAGCCTCACCATACTTCCCTGCACGGCAGGCACTTTCTGAGGCTGCCACAATCAGCCAACTACCAGCGGGGCATACCTGCCAGACCGCCCAGCTCGCTCAACAAACGCTGCTCGGCTTCGGCCCGAACGAACTCGAGCCGGGAACCAAACTGTGCTGCCAGCTCGGGCAGTACCCGCTTGAACTCTACCTCTTCCACTCGTTGACCGGGGCAGTGGGTTTGGGCGGCCTGAGGGCTAATGCCTACCCAACCATCGGGACAGCGCCAGGCTTTTTCCTGCAGGTGCCAGGGCACCAGTACATACTGCAAGCGCCCTTCCTGTAGCAGGTTCAGCACATGATCAAGGCCCCCCACCCCCTTCTCGCGCACTTCCAGCAACAAGGCCTCCTCCCCCCGCCGCTCCACCTGTTCGATGGTGGGGGCCACGGCCTTGAGAATTTCCGCTGGGCTGGGGTTAGAGGTGTGCAAAGGGGGCAGCACCGCCACCACTTTTTCGGCCACCGGCTGCGGCAGGGCTTGCCGGGCTTCCTCGGGCACCCCCAGTAAAATCAACCGCTGCAGGCCCCGCTCGCCCACCTGCTGTTGTAAAAGAACCCCAGCCTCGCGGAAGAAGCGCAGGCTCCACTCATCTACCCGCCGGCGGAAATGATCCTTGCCCGAACCTCCGCGTGCCGGCACCCCCACATCGCTGGCATTTGGCGAGGCGCTGCGCCCAGGCGTGCCGGTACGGTCTTCGCCCAGGTGGCGCCAGTTGTGGGTGTCGAGCAATCTGAAGGCATCGGCCACTTCTTCAATCTCGCCCAGGAAAACCTCAAACAAGCGCAGGTGCTCCTGATCCATATGCACCA is drawn from Meiothermus cerbereus DSM 11376 and contains these coding sequences:
- a CDS encoding VanW family protein, which encodes MRGLIATLGLFSLAFAGPDAVLVVRDQVLEQGRVVEYVGTQRYPVQNEAELELLVGQLNRPARPARFVFDPHKGWIAVQKTGYRLDSKAVRLAYRAALEAGKREFVLPVTLEPPRPSVHNLWQRGIVNLVGEGRTGFVGSPLSRIHNIRLASSKFDGVQIPPGTIFSFNRTLGPVTAAAGYQKAWVIRGNQTVWDVGGGVCQVSTTLFRAAYFAGLPIVERYPHSYQVGYYKPTGLDATVASTRDFRFRNDTSGHLLIQTSVQGNDLIFRLFGRKDRDVSWQGPVVLWRTPPLPTRYIYDASLPAGYRRQIDFAAEGALVRVYRTVRLQSGEVRQDVLESRYKAWGAVYLVGPRP
- a CDS encoding VLRF1 family aeRF1-type release factor, with protein sequence MLSKAQVVYLHEVIAPHAAPMLSLYLDVNLANPDNSGKAYVLRAKEAMERLGVPQALARKVLERLQHYIPQGRTRALFVAEDLFEDYHLQVELPLLEPRAGVEAHWGAPYLAPLLLALDEYERYGVVHMDQEHLRLFEVFLGEIEEVADAFRLLDTHNWRHLGEDRTGTPGRSASPNASDVGVPARGGSGKDHFRRRVDEWSLRFFREAGVLLQQQVGERGLQRLILLGVPEEARQALPQPVAEKVVAVLPPLHTSNPSPAEILKAVAPTIEQVERRGEEALLLEVREKGVGGLDHVLNLLQEGRLQYVLVPWHLQEKAWRCPDGWVGISPQAAQTHCPGQRVEEVEFKRVLPELAAQFGSRLEFVRAEAEQRLLSELGGLAGMPRW